GGTAGGGAGCATTCCCAGAGTCCTTATTTCCGCAGACCGTTCTTCCTCAGGCAAGACCACAATTTCCATGGGGCTTATGGCTGCCCTTGTCTCAAAAGGGTATAAAGTCCAGCCATTCAAGGTCGCCCTTGACTATATCGATCCCAGTTACCACACCGAGATCACGGGCAGGTTCTGCAGAAACCTTGACGGATACCTGATGGATGAGCATGGGATTCTTGATGTCTATACCCACGCCTGTGAAACCGGAGGTGGTGCTGATATTGCAATTATCGAAGGTGTCCGCGGGCTTTTCGAGGGTTTTGAGAGTTTAAGCGACCTCGGGAGCACTGCTCAGATTGCGAAGATCCTTAAATGCCCTGTAGTTTTCGTAATCAATGCCCGTAGCATCACCCGTTCCGCTGCTGCCCTTATAAGCGGTTATAAGAATTTCGACCCTGATGTGGAAATTGCAGGGGTAATCCTCAACAATATCGGAGGTCGACGCCACGCACAGAAGGCAAAAGAGGCAATAGAATACTATACCGGCGTGCCGGTAATAGGAATAATTCCAAGGGACCCCTCAATGCAGATTTCCATGCGCCACCTCGGGCTTATGCCAGCTCTTGAAGGCAGGCGGAGGCTTGGAGACGGAGGGTTTGAGAACAGGCTTCACGGCATTGAAGAGATTATCAATAAAGGAATTGATGTGGATCGCTTTTTGGAAATCGCAGGAAGTGCAAGCCCCCTGACAGTCCAGGAAAACAGTATTTTTTCTCCCGATGCAAGTGCAGACTATCCCAGGCCGAAAATAGGGGTTGCCCTTGATGAAGCTTTTAATTTTTACTACCGCGACAATATTGACCTGCTGGAACTTGCAGGTGCGGAGATTGTTTACTTCAGTCCTGTAAATGACCCCTCACTTCCTGATGTTGACGGCCTCTACATAGGAGGGGGCTACCCCGAACTTTTTGCAGCCGGACTTGAAGCCAATGAGTCCATGAGGACAGCCATCAGAGAAGCTTCTGCTGCAGGTATGCCCATATATGCCGAATGCGGCGGGCTCATGTACCTTACGGAAAAAATCAGTACCGGAGTTCCCGGAAAAGGCACTTATCACGATGCCTCCATGCCCGAGTCAACCTATTCAATGGTTGGAGCGCTTCCGGGCCACACAATTATGGGGCAGACAAGGGTTGTCAGTTACAATATAGGGACTCTTGAGAAGGACTGCCTTATAGGGAAAAAAGGCAACAGCTTCAAAGGGCATGAGTTTCATCATTCAGAAATCCGGGAAATTCCTGATAACGCGGAATTTGCAATAACCCTCTCACGCGGCACCGGGATAAAAGGTGACAGGGACGGGCTTATTGTCAACAACACCCTTGGCTCTTACGCTCACCTGCATGGGGTTGCATACAGAGAACTTGCAGGCTCGCTTGTCGAAGCTGCCCGTAAATTCAAGGAATCCGGGGCTTCTCTTTAAATATCTATTCAGATAAGCAAATATAGCCTGATTTTCTACCGAAAGACATGAGGCGATATATTGTTCGCTTGTAATATCTGCATCTCATGGTACTGAGTTTGTCAGCAAGCATCGGAGGCTGTGGGTAATCGGCTTTTGAAGGTAGAAAAAACAATATTATATTAAGCCAGATTATTATACACCGTTTATTAATGGCTGGATTTTTAAAAGTCAGAATGACAATCCAGTCCGGCGTAAATTAGATTGTTAAAAGCCAAAATCTTACAAAATAAATTCTTATAAAACTTATTTTCATCTTATTTTCTTTTCAGGTGAATCTATTGAAAACACAACTTAAAGGGGACCGGGTCCTCGCAGGAAAGGAAGCG
The genomic region above belongs to Methanosarcina horonobensis HB-1 = JCM 15518 and contains:
- the cfbB gene encoding Ni-sirohydrochlorin a,c-diamide synthase produces the protein MSHSNQPGRKEVGSIPRVLISADRSSSGKTTISMGLMAALVSKGYKVQPFKVALDYIDPSYHTEITGRFCRNLDGYLMDEHGILDVYTHACETGGGADIAIIEGVRGLFEGFESLSDLGSTAQIAKILKCPVVFVINARSITRSAAALISGYKNFDPDVEIAGVILNNIGGRRHAQKAKEAIEYYTGVPVIGIIPRDPSMQISMRHLGLMPALEGRRRLGDGGFENRLHGIEEIINKGIDVDRFLEIAGSASPLTVQENSIFSPDASADYPRPKIGVALDEAFNFYYRDNIDLLELAGAEIVYFSPVNDPSLPDVDGLYIGGGYPELFAAGLEANESMRTAIREASAAGMPIYAECGGLMYLTEKISTGVPGKGTYHDASMPESTYSMVGALPGHTIMGQTRVVSYNIGTLEKDCLIGKKGNSFKGHEFHHSEIREIPDNAEFAITLSRGTGIKGDRDGLIVNNTLGSYAHLHGVAYRELAGSLVEAARKFKESGASL